The genomic segment TTTGGGAAACAAATATCTCAGATTCATATCTTAATTCAAAGTGTATTTAGATTTACATTTCTTGTTACTGTGTGTTTCCAAGTGAGTCAACGACAATGCTGAAAGAAATGTAAAATCATGGATGAAATGTGAAATGAGAAACAATAAGATCAATCCATACGTCAATATCCTGTGCTTCCCTTTCGGAGGTCACCAGTTACAAGACATCTCCGAGGCGGCATCGCTGTTTCTTCGCGCTCGTGCGGGTAACTGGCAAATCTCGGACTGCGCGTCGTCAGCCGAGTGAAGATGCCCCCAACGTTTGGAGGCCTGCCTACCGGACCACGCCCGAGGCGTAGGATTCATCTGATGGATGAACGAACCGTGAATGGTGGCTCGAGTTAAAACGGTGGAAATCTCACCTGGACAAAAATGCGGGTGTTCAGTTGGAGATTCTCAACACGCTCGGACAAGTGGTTTAACCACTGAACGTGATCGCCGAGCGATCGGGACAGGTCCCCGTCACCCTGCACGCGAATGAATGATATGACTTTATTACACAGTGCTTTTACGCTGTCAAACGTCAGCTTCGCTCACCGCAGAGAAGTCGTCTTTAAGCTCAACGGCGGCCAGGCGGATGTGCTCCAGTTTGTCGATTTGCTCTTTTAGGCGGTCGTCCAGTTCTTGCATCATCATCAGGCCTTCATTGGCTCTGGTTGACATCTTAGCCATGCTGCCTTTTGCACTAAGACAGCCACAAATGATTGTTTTGTGTAAATggcgattatttttttgcaatttttcctcCCATATATGATTTACTTGCAAGCATAGCTTTCATTGTTTTCTCTTTGGATTtaatttattatgtattatttttgggTCTGGTgttctaaaaaagaaaaaaacatggttaggaatcaaaagaaataaattgTATCATTGTTATTGTTGCCAAGATTCCgataaagaaaatggaaaaaatgtttattacaTTAATAACCCCAGTTACCAAGTGTAGTTTTGGCTATTTGGTAACAGGCTATAAAAATTacataaatgattttaaataaaataactcaaTAAAATAAAGATCTATTTTAGGAAGGAAAAAACATTAAGTTGTGatgaaatttttaaaaatcattaaaaattctaataaaaaaagaaacaagaaaatatAATTCAGTTAtgttaaatagaataaaacctGTCTCATTACGAATGTAATATGTTTTTAAGGCCATTTGGACATAATTGTTTTAGACATGTGCAAGTAACATTTCCAATTCGTGATTACTCGTGAGAGGagtgcagtttaaaattaatttataggaTTATCGTATAAATTAGCTAAATTGCTGGTGTTCCCATGTGGCATTCATAGGCACTTAGTAAATCAGACTACTCTACGCAGGGACCATTATCTTCTTATATACTGTTATGCTTCCAAAAGCTGTTAAAAAACTACGTTTATTAGTTATAAGCGAGACATCAATGTCTGGTGAACAACAAcagtacaaaacaaaaaacaactttgtGAGTAAAGTAGTTTGCGCTTTACAGTTAAGAAGTTAACAATATGTGCTGCAAAGCAATGCTAATTCCCGACATTTCATTGGCTCGCTGCTAGCTTTAATACAAACCTCGTTCGGTTTATAAATACAAAAACGAGCACTTACCGAATATTATTTGTGTTGCAATAAAGCCACGACTCTGCGAAGTCTCGTTTAAGTCGCAAAGCAAGGTCTCCGTCTgcgcaaacttttttttccagcaaaaaTGTTGGGAATTTGACACCTGGCGTCCCACGCAGATTTATGGTGCGTTTTCTGGTATTACGGTAACAGAAAAGGAGGCGGGGTTAGTACTTGAAACGTTtagatacaattttttttacagtaaaatgTAACTCATAATAAAGCAGCTTCATACAATAATTGTTTAAacaatttaaatgttattttttgttcaaaaaaattgaaaccccaaactttttttccatcaggGTATGAGAATGAAGAAATTAATATGTAATTAATAAGATagtacatttaaaacaattaacagaacctacaaaaaaatcaaaactgcTTTATTTGCTGTTCTTTCAATaaactttttcccccttaaacaTGGGTGAATAACAACCAAATATCTGAAAAGGATAAAAGGTAACATCAGGTTGGATAAATAGAACGCTGGGATCAGCTCTGTAGAAAGCGCTGgtcttaagaagaaaaaaaatgtttttaagtacaaaaaaaagttaggGCAACATTTGAGTACttctttcagaaaaaaaaacaagcaataaTGCTTCCATAAAGTGGACAGTTGAACATAAACGTCCCTTCTGcgcctttaaagcaggggtagggaaacaGTTCCTAATAAATTGTCTTGATAAAATGTCAGGTTTTTCTCTTATTACATGGAATTAATTTCAAATTTCATGCCTGACCACCAGTTCCCCACCCTTGCTTTTGAATGCTTGATATCACAAATGAATTGTAGGTTGAAACCATTtcctttacacacacacactcacactcacaaatatatatttataccagTCCAAGATAAATCTGTAGTGTCATTGCACAAAACGGTACAATTAAAGCAGACATGTTGAATGGGTGACTttgccaaagtaaaaaaaaattcacattatttttaacatgATAAATCCAGTCCATGgtgctcagaaaaaaaatcaatgctccCCTTTTCTAACAGATGTGAAGAAAATATTAGATCATAATTGGACCCTGATTGCAGCATGTATTGCTTTTGCCACAtagaagctaaaaaaaaaatggggtaacTTAAATTGACCACCCGAGAaacttgggaggaaaccaaatggccttgagtttttttgttttgtttattttagcggttttaatttattattgtggCTGACATCACTTTGCCCACCTGTTTTAACCACTTGATGCCTGAATTTATAGTTAACATTAACATTGACATTAACAATGATGAATAAACACATGATAGAAAATTATACTGGATGAAATACAGCCAAAAAGAtcttaaaataacatttaaaaaataaaataaacttcaAAATAAACTGAATTTTTGGGGTGAGTAAGGGGTGAAACAATTGATGTTTCCTTAGCATTATTttctctatatattttttaaatgttatgccAAAATTTTGTATATTCCATATTTCACTTAAATTtcctatatttttatttggtgtATTTGTTAAAATAACTTCAGGcaataaagggttaaaagtGTTGCAACATTTGCAGTCAGTTGGATTTGTGAGGACATTCATTTGGAAGCAACTTGATTGAGGGaggggagaatttttttttgtccagcgAAGGACAAAGTGAAGCAAACTTTTTACCGTTTTAAACCCGACGTTGACATGCAAATGTTTGCTGTTTTGTTcctgataaaaaatatatatttaatgtgtGAACCtcatcaaatgaaatgaaaaaaagcacCCCAACTGTATTgaactagttaaaaaaaaagcccaccAAACGACTGTCCATTATCAGGCAGTTAAACAGTTTGTCAAAAACGGTGCGCACAAATGAACCATTGAGCAGTCAtttacagggggaaaaaaaagtaataaattaaAGAGGACTGTGTGAAGATCTGCTTTTCAAAAGGCTGTaatctatgtatatatttatatatacagtatctctttctttctctagaAGTTTTACATTGTGTTGTGAAGTCAGAAGTGTCCGGAGGGGGGTGGGTGGTAGGGTGGGGTATGGGGGGGGGGAGTCGACAGGAGACACTGACGGTGCTTTGACGGAAGGCTCAGAGGTTGTGTGGGGAGGAGATTGGCGTGTTTGCAGGCCGGGTGGATGATTCTCAACATTGGCGACTGGCTACGCTACGCCTTGCCCTCCTCCGCTTTCGCCGACTGAGGTTTGATGGCGCCCGTGCGTGGCAACGGCGGCGCTTTGGCGTGGCCGGCGGAGGCCAGGGGGTCCTGGAGCTTGCCGGTTATGCCTCCCGCGTGTGCCTCGTTCACCGCTTTGCGCAGGCTTTTGCACTGTGCCGACGAGAAGGCGGAGTGAGTCACCATGCGGGGGGTTTCCACCTGAAAAGTCAAAAACCGGGTCGCAGATGCAAAACACGTGTTGTTAAGGTGAATTTTACATTTAGTTACATTTCAGAGCGGGAAGGGAAATTgatgccattgacgacgctggGCGTCCAATCATGAGGCTCTTTCAACTTAAGGAATCCATGTATCGGGTGTCTATTGCCATTGATGggctaaataaatacaaaatatataatatataaaaaaataataataatttaaaaaaaaaaaatgaaactcagGAAATCCTAAAATAACATCAAAACAGAATCATAacattaaaatagattttttcatgaattaatgaaaaatatacaaaatgtaGACATTTATTGATAAACTTTTTTTAtcttcaattattattattattttgtatttcttgatattattttttttacaatctttcattttcaatttggGACTAGAATTCtatcgtcatcaatggcagcaagaGTTTAACATTCAATTTAAGGATTACTAACAGCAGCCCGGCTGATTATTAAAAagccaaaatatatatataaatatatatatattggcttTTTAATAAtcatatatatctacatatatatatatatatatctatatatatatctatatatatatctatatatatatatatttttttttttaaatattccatTGGCCTTTAAAACTCATGTATGTTGGTCGACCactaacatatatatattaaaaaagagaagatgaaaaaaattacCTATATTTACAGTGGGTGGCTCACCTTCATGCCATCCTCGGGCCCCTTGAAAGGGGGCTCGGGGGCCAAGGGAGGGCCGGCGTGAGAGATGTCTCGGCCGGGGTTGGGAAAAAGGGGGGAGCGGATGATAACAGGTTTGTTGACCTGCATGACCGGTCTCTGGATGGGGCTGGGGTAGGGGCCACTGGTGGGGGGACGCATGTGCATCACCAAGCCCTGAGCAGGTGAGACCTGATGTGTCCAAAGAAGAGACATTATTTAGcctcatataaaaaaaaaacatgaaaaattcaTTAGGACTGCCACAAATGATTGTTTTAGTAGTGGTTTAATTTActgttgaaaataatattttgttataattaaaacaacatatatattttattttttatttttaaaaagattaaatcctcaaatttattttttcccatgtgtatataattcaaaacatacaattaaataactatttaaaaatatttactattgataataaatattcacaatatttacatttcctcttaaaaaaactaaatgtgtaggggaggaaaaaagctcatttggacaatttttaggATCCTATGTCGATTCAAAGTGGCAGCCAAATATAATTTGAAATCACTGCTAATTTGACGGTAAAAGGGTTATAAACCTGTTGTGTAAAATGATGATGGGTGGGCAAGGGTCCAACCGGCCCTCCGGGACCGGACGGCTTTCCGCTCGGGCTCGCAGATCCAGGCCTGCTGAAGGACACCAAGTTAAGAATATCCTTTTTTCTACCttccacatttttattattattattattcacggGATCAGTTACTCTCACTCACCTATAGGAGGCCCCAAGCATCCCTGAATGATTGGGCTTGTCAGTAAACTGGAAACCCTTCATTTCTAACTGCGAGCCCTAAAGATTGACGATGGCATGAAAACAAGCAAAAGTTA from the Stigmatopora argus isolate UIUO_Sarg chromosome 16, RoL_Sarg_1.0, whole genome shotgun sequence genome contains:
- the LOC144090712 gene encoding uncharacterized protein LOC144090712; this translates as MAKMSTRANEGLMMMQELDDRLKEQIDKLEHIRLAAVELKDDFSAGDGDLSRSLGDHVQWLNHLSERVENLQLNTRIFVQMNPTPRAWSGRQASKRWGHLHSADDAQSEICQLPARARRNSDAASEMSCNW